In Panacibacter ginsenosidivorans, the following proteins share a genomic window:
- a CDS encoding GMC oxidoreductase: protein MPGDSLNINSKGVAQNTYDAIVIGSGISGGWAAKELCELGLKTLVLERGRDVKHIKDYPTATLAPWEFKHRGSLPEEKKKENPVISKCYAFDETAAHFFVQDKEHPYIQEKPFDWIRGYQVGGKSLTWGRCTQRWSDFEFTGPQRFNYGWDWPIRYADVAPWYSHVEKFIGVCGNKDGLEAMPDGEFLPPFELNCVEQHLKESILKNYGNRYLVHARWAHLTQPNQIHLDQGRGKCQARNLCQRGCPFGGYFSSNSSTLPWAAKTGNLTIRPFSVVHSIIYDEQKQKASGVRIIDAETNKTTEFFAKIIFVNGSALNSNLILLNSTSNRFPNGLGNDSGILGKYVCHHNYRGWMNGLMEGFEDKYVYGRNPTDAIIANYRNLHKIDTDFVGGYTTYMGAYRDRHDGDRSPEQIGAVYKEAMTEPGQWHVYAYLQGETVPREENHVRLSKDQKDQWGIPLLITSVGYDDNDEKLLNDFFVQTEEMLTKAGVKNIEHRDSKQAPGLDIHEMGGCRMGADPKTSMLDKWNALHHCKNVFVTDGACMTSTGNQSPSILYMTLTARAANRAVEELKKGNL, encoded by the coding sequence TTGCCGGGAGATTCTTTAAATATTAATTCAAAAGGTGTAGCACAAAACACGTACGATGCAATTGTTATCGGCAGTGGCATCAGTGGTGGCTGGGCTGCAAAAGAATTGTGTGAGCTTGGTTTAAAAACATTGGTGCTGGAACGTGGCAGAGATGTAAAGCATATTAAAGATTATCCTACGGCTACTTTAGCACCATGGGAATTTAAACATCGTGGTTCTTTACCTGAGGAGAAGAAAAAAGAAAACCCGGTAATATCAAAATGTTATGCGTTTGATGAAACTGCTGCGCATTTTTTTGTACAAGATAAAGAACATCCATATATACAGGAAAAACCTTTTGATTGGATTCGTGGTTACCAGGTTGGAGGTAAATCATTAACATGGGGAAGATGTACGCAACGCTGGAGTGATTTTGAATTTACCGGTCCGCAACGATTTAATTACGGATGGGATTGGCCGATACGTTATGCGGATGTTGCACCATGGTATTCTCATGTAGAAAAATTTATTGGTGTTTGTGGTAACAAAGATGGTTTGGAAGCTATGCCTGATGGAGAGTTTCTTCCACCATTTGAATTGAACTGTGTAGAGCAACATTTGAAAGAAAGTATTTTAAAAAATTATGGCAACCGTTATTTGGTTCATGCACGATGGGCGCATTTAACGCAACCCAATCAAATTCATCTTGACCAGGGTAGAGGCAAATGCCAGGCAAGAAATTTATGCCAAAGAGGTTGTCCGTTTGGTGGTTACTTTAGTTCCAATTCATCAACATTGCCTTGGGCTGCAAAAACTGGTAACTTAACGATAAGGCCTTTTTCTGTTGTTCATTCAATCATCTATGATGAGCAAAAGCAAAAAGCAAGTGGCGTACGAATTATTGATGCTGAAACAAACAAAACGACCGAGTTCTTTGCCAAAATAATTTTTGTAAATGGTTCAGCATTGAACAGCAATTTAATATTGCTCAATTCAACATCGAATCGTTTTCCAAATGGTTTGGGAAATGATAGCGGCATACTTGGTAAATATGTTTGTCACCACAATTACCGTGGATGGATGAATGGCCTTATGGAAGGCTTTGAAGATAAATATGTCTATGGCCGCAATCCAACAGATGCCATCATTGCAAACTATCGTAATCTTCATAAGATCGATACGGATTTTGTTGGTGGTTATACAACATATATGGGTGCCTACCGTGACAGGCATGACGGAGATCGTTCTCCTGAACAAATTGGCGCTGTGTATAAAGAAGCAATGACTGAACCAGGGCAGTGGCATGTATACGCATACCTGCAGGGAGAAACAGTTCCAAGAGAAGAGAATCATGTGCGGTTGAGCAAAGATCAGAAAGATCAATGGGGCATTCCATTGCTAATTACTTCCGTTGGGTATGATGATAACGATGAAAAATTATTAAATGATTTTTTTGTGCAAACAGAAGAGATGCTTACCAAGGCAGGCGTAAAAAATATTGAACACAGGGATAGCAAGCAAGCTCCCGGTCTTGATATACACGAGATGGGTGGATGCAGAATGGGTGCTGATCCAAAAACATCAATGCTTGATAAATGGAATGCGTTACATCATTGCAAAAATGTTTTTGTTACAGATGGCGCATGCATGACGAGTACCGGCAATCAAAGCCCAAGCATTTTGTACATGACGTTGACGGCGAGGGCTGCTAATCGTGCGGTGGAAGAATTGAAAAAGGGAAATCTTTAA